A genomic segment from Curtobacterium sp. MCSS17_007 encodes:
- a CDS encoding nucleoside hydrolase produces the protein MPDATTQKIILDCDPGHDDAVAILLAHGNPTIELLAVTTVVGNQTLPKVTRNALAVARIAGITGVPFAAGADRPLLREIEVAPEIHGESGLDGPMLPEPSFGLDERHAVDLIIDTVMAHEPGTVTIVPTAGLTNIALAVRKEPRIVERVKQVVLMGGGVHVGNWSPVAEFNIVIDPEAADVVFRAGWDVVMVGLDLTHQALATPEVAARIAAVGTGPAAFVGELLDFFGKAYEDAQGFDAPPVHDPCAVAYVIDPTIVRAVRMPIAIETTGTHTLGMTVADLRGPAPEDCRTSAAMELDHERFWDLVVDALERIGETPDTGWSPRAAAQAVESADTTVTPEA, from the coding sequence GTGCCCGATGCAACGACGCAGAAGATCATCCTCGACTGCGACCCCGGCCACGACGACGCCGTCGCCATCCTGCTGGCGCACGGCAACCCGACGATCGAGCTCCTGGCGGTGACGACCGTCGTCGGCAACCAGACCCTGCCGAAGGTCACCCGCAACGCCCTCGCGGTCGCACGCATCGCCGGGATCACCGGGGTGCCCTTCGCCGCGGGCGCCGACCGGCCGCTGCTGCGCGAGATCGAGGTCGCCCCGGAGATCCACGGCGAGAGCGGCCTGGACGGGCCGATGCTCCCCGAGCCGTCCTTCGGTCTCGACGAGCGCCACGCCGTCGACCTCATCATCGACACGGTCATGGCGCACGAGCCCGGCACCGTGACGATCGTGCCGACCGCCGGTCTGACGAACATCGCCCTCGCCGTCCGCAAGGAGCCGCGCATCGTCGAGCGCGTGAAGCAGGTCGTCCTCATGGGCGGCGGCGTGCACGTCGGCAACTGGAGCCCGGTCGCCGAGTTCAACATCGTCATCGACCCCGAGGCGGCCGACGTCGTCTTCCGCGCCGGGTGGGACGTCGTCATGGTCGGCCTCGACCTCACCCACCAGGCCCTCGCGACCCCCGAGGTCGCCGCGCGCATCGCCGCCGTCGGCACCGGTCCGGCCGCGTTCGTCGGGGAACTGCTCGACTTCTTCGGCAAGGCGTACGAGGACGCCCAGGGCTTCGACGCCCCGCCCGTGCACGACCCGTGCGCCGTCGCGTACGTCATCGACCCGACCATCGTCCGCGCGGTCAGGATGCCGATCGCGATCGAGACGACCGGCACCCACACGCTGGGCATGACCGTCGCCGACCTCCGTGGCCCTGCGCCGGAGGACTGCCGCACGAGTGCCGCGATGGAGCTCGACCACGAGCGCTTCTGGGACCTCGTCGTCGACGCCCTCGAGCGCATCGGCGAGACGCCCGACACGGGCTGGTCCCCGCGTGCCGCAGCGCAGGCCGTCGAGTCCGCCGACACGACCGTCACCCCGGAGGCCTGA
- a CDS encoding Ppx/GppA phosphatase family protein yields MRVGVLDIGSNTGHLLVVDAHGGAAPLPASSFKQPLRLAEHLDDSGAVTPAGVDALTTFVADAVRVAEERGCEDMLGFATSAVRDAVNSDAVLAHVEERTGVELAVLSGEDEARLTFLAVRRWFGWSAGRLAVFDIGGGSLEIAGGADEAPDVAWSMPIGAARLARTYFADGTPSEDDVRRIRHEIRVAIARDAGLLLRAGRPDRAVATSKTFRSIARICGAAPSAAGPLVPRSLDGAELRRLLPSLLTKSVDELSALPGVSSSRAHQVVPGALVAEACLDIFDLPALEICPWALREGVILERLDQLSVLGTP; encoded by the coding sequence ATGCGCGTGGGAGTCCTCGACATCGGGTCCAACACCGGCCACCTGCTCGTGGTGGACGCCCACGGCGGGGCTGCCCCGCTGCCGGCGTCGTCGTTCAAGCAGCCGCTGCGGCTCGCCGAGCACCTCGACGACTCGGGCGCGGTGACGCCCGCGGGTGTCGACGCCCTCACGACCTTCGTGGCCGACGCCGTCCGCGTCGCCGAGGAGCGCGGGTGCGAGGACATGCTCGGTTTCGCGACCTCGGCCGTCCGTGACGCCGTCAACTCGGACGCGGTGCTCGCGCACGTCGAGGAGCGCACCGGCGTCGAGCTCGCCGTGCTGTCCGGCGAGGACGAGGCGCGTCTGACCTTCCTGGCCGTCCGCCGGTGGTTCGGGTGGTCGGCCGGGCGGCTCGCGGTGTTCGACATCGGCGGTGGCTCGCTCGAGATCGCCGGCGGGGCGGACGAAGCGCCGGACGTCGCGTGGTCGATGCCGATCGGCGCCGCCCGTCTCGCCCGCACCTACTTCGCCGACGGGACCCCGAGCGAGGACGACGTGCGGCGGATCCGGCACGAGATCCGCGTCGCGATCGCCCGCGACGCCGGCCTGCTGCTCCGTGCGGGCAGGCCCGACCGTGCCGTGGCGACCTCGAAGACCTTCCGGTCGATCGCCCGCATCTGCGGGGCGGCGCCGTCGGCGGCCGGGCCGCTCGTCCCGCGGTCCCTCGACGGTGCCGAGCTGCGACGGCTGCTGCCGTCGCTGCTGACGAAGTCCGTCGACGAGCTCTCGGCGCTGCCCGGCGTCTCGTCGAGCCGCGCCCACCAGGTGGTGCCCGGCGCGCTGGTCGCCGAGGCGTGCCTGGACATCTTCGACCTGCCGGCGCTGGAGATCTGCCCGTGGGCCCTGCGGGAGGGCGTGATCCTGGAACGGCTCGACCAGCTGTCGGTGCTCGGAACCCCCTAG
- a CDS encoding DUF3618 domain-containing protein — MSTPDEIRADIERTRGTLGSDVDALADKVNPSSIAHRQTDKVKTRFQNARESVMGAAGSARDSVMGAADSARSSVSGSASGATDQAKDVAHKGVQKAKGNPLAVGLIAFGAGWLASSLIPTSDKEEELAGELKDKAAPLVEDVKSQAKDVGSQLGDVAKEHAQDLKGTAQDAAQTVKDEAQGAASDVQDHAKSAADDVRSS; from the coding sequence ATGAGCACCCCAGACGAGATCCGCGCCGACATCGAGCGCACCCGCGGGACCCTCGGTTCCGACGTCGACGCCCTGGCCGACAAGGTCAACCCGTCGTCGATCGCCCACCGCCAGACCGACAAGGTCAAGACGCGGTTCCAGAACGCACGCGAGTCCGTGATGGGTGCTGCGGGCAGTGCCCGTGACTCCGTCATGGGTGCCGCCGACTCGGCCCGCTCGAGCGTCTCGGGTTCGGCGTCGGGAGCGACCGACCAGGCGAAGGACGTCGCGCACAAGGGCGTCCAGAAGGCGAAGGGCAACCCGCTCGCCGTGGGCCTCATCGCCTTCGGTGCCGGGTGGCTCGCCTCGTCGCTCATCCCCACCTCCGACAAGGAGGAGGAGCTCGCCGGGGAGCTCAAGGACAAGGCGGCGCCCCTCGTCGAGGACGTGAAGTCCCAGGCGAAGGACGTCGGCTCGCAGCTGGGCGACGTGGCGAAGGAGCACGCGCAGGACCTCAAGGGGACCGCGCAGGACGCCGCGCAGACCGTCAAGGACGAGGCGCAGGGCGCCGCGTCCGACGTGCAGGACCACGCGAAGAGCGCTGCGGACGACGTGCGCAGCAGCTGA
- a CDS encoding ribokinase, giving the protein MSGIVVVGSLNADLVVRTERFPKPGETLHGSDLAILPGGKSANQAVAAGRLGGTVRMIGAVGDDGNGALLRESVASAGADTTHVAVRQGVATGTAVITVDAAGENTIVISGGANATLTPEDLPARAFDGAGVLGLCLEVSIDVVLAAARAGRAAGATVLTNLSPFGSVPQELLDLTDVLLVNEHEAAELGDHGVARSIVTRGGAGCTVHDGDADPVDVDAVRVEPVDTTGCGDAFMGAVALRLDAGDSLVDAARFAVGVGAYAATKPGAQASYPTTSELESFLRA; this is encoded by the coding sequence ATGAGCGGCATCGTCGTCGTGGGCAGCCTCAACGCGGACCTGGTGGTCCGCACGGAGCGCTTCCCGAAGCCCGGGGAGACCCTGCACGGGTCGGACCTCGCGATCCTGCCCGGCGGCAAGTCCGCCAACCAGGCGGTGGCAGCCGGGAGGCTCGGGGGCACCGTGCGCATGATCGGTGCGGTGGGCGACGACGGGAACGGTGCACTGCTGCGCGAGTCCGTCGCATCGGCCGGCGCCGACACGACGCACGTCGCGGTCCGGCAGGGGGTCGCCACCGGGACGGCCGTCATCACGGTCGACGCCGCGGGCGAGAACACCATCGTGATCTCGGGCGGTGCGAACGCGACCCTCACGCCGGAGGACCTGCCCGCCCGGGCCTTCGACGGTGCCGGCGTGCTCGGGCTCTGCCTCGAGGTCTCGATCGACGTCGTGCTCGCCGCCGCGCGGGCCGGCCGTGCTGCCGGAGCAACGGTGCTCACGAACCTGTCGCCGTTCGGGAGCGTGCCGCAGGAACTCCTCGACCTGACCGACGTGCTGCTGGTGAACGAGCACGAGGCCGCCGAGCTCGGGGACCACGGGGTCGCCCGCTCGATCGTGACCCGTGGCGGCGCGGGGTGCACGGTGCACGACGGGGACGCCGACCCGGTCGACGTCGACGCCGTGCGGGTCGAGCCCGTCGACACCACCGGCTGCGGTGACGCCTTCATGGGGGCTGTGGCCCTCCGGCTCGACGCCGGGGACTCCCTGGTGGACGCTGCGCGCTTCGCCGTCGGGGTCGGTGCGTACGCCGCGACGAAGCCGGGCGCGCAGGCCTCGTACCCGACCACGTCGGAGCTGGAGTCGTTCCTGCGGGCCTAG
- a CDS encoding GNAT family N-acetyltransferase produces the protein MITIERVAWEDPRGVALRATMDDEMHERYGDGHAGEDPAVTAERDRVLTVDPATVITSLLAIDEDGTALGHIAVRRLGDEVELKRLIVLAAARGKGAATALLSEGEQVAREAGAARVILQTGDKQPEAVALYRKTGWQQIDVYEPYAATMPWSFCFAKAL, from the coding sequence GTGATCACGATCGAGCGCGTTGCCTGGGAGGACCCCCGCGGTGTGGCCCTCCGCGCCACCATGGACGACGAGATGCACGAGCGCTACGGCGACGGGCACGCTGGCGAGGACCCGGCGGTCACGGCCGAGCGGGACCGCGTCCTGACGGTCGACCCGGCGACCGTGATCACCTCGCTGCTCGCGATCGACGAGGACGGCACGGCCCTGGGGCACATCGCCGTCCGGCGCCTCGGTGACGAGGTCGAGCTGAAGCGCCTCATCGTCCTCGCCGCCGCCCGCGGCAAGGGGGCCGCCACGGCGCTGCTGTCCGAGGGGGAACAGGTCGCGCGTGAGGCCGGTGCCGCACGGGTCATCCTGCAGACCGGTGACAAGCAGCCCGAGGCCGTCGCGCTCTACCGCAAGACCGGGTGGCAGCAGATCGACGTGTACGAGCCGTACGCGGCGACCATGCCGTGGTCGTTCTGCTTCGCGAAGGCGCTGTAA
- a CDS encoding MarR family transcriptional regulator yields MDPIDELAADLRQAVGRLVRAARREADALPATHTATLGFLHREGPMTIADLARRRGVKHQGQSRTVGELADLGYVERTTSEADRRVAVIGITTAGQAVLQRDMDARADWLATAIREELDDDERALLRRLPDVLERLARLAG; encoded by the coding sequence ATGGACCCGATCGACGAGCTGGCCGCGGACCTCCGGCAGGCCGTCGGACGCCTGGTGCGCGCAGCGCGTCGCGAGGCGGACGCACTGCCGGCCACCCACACCGCGACGCTCGGGTTCCTCCACCGTGAGGGCCCGATGACCATCGCGGACCTCGCACGTCGTCGCGGGGTGAAGCACCAGGGGCAGTCCCGCACGGTCGGTGAGCTCGCGGACCTCGGGTACGTCGAGCGGACGACCTCCGAGGCCGACCGTCGGGTCGCGGTCATCGGGATCACGACGGCCGGGCAGGCGGTGCTGCAGCGGGACATGGACGCGCGCGCCGACTGGCTGGCGACCGCGATCCGCGAGGAGCTCGACGACGACGAGCGTGCGCTCCTGCGGCGGCTGCCGGACGTCCTCGAACGGCTCGCCCGTCTCGCGGGCTGA
- a CDS encoding LacI family DNA-binding transcriptional regulator translates to MPSPAAHGRRVTAAMVAERAGTSIATVSLVVNGKDRGRVSPPIADRVREAVDALGYVVDHAASSLARGTGDLVVLIAPDLSNPFFAEVIRGVRDTLGDRFQLVLSVTERGAQPTTADLRRFERLRPAGILVDAPAAGESMDASVPVVLLDAPDAAAGTTAVDYDLAPGIDALVAHLRDRGHGRVAYLDGTARVATFGIRHRMFDEACAAAGITVSELGARADLTVDAAALATEHAIEAWHEDGVTAVVAAADTLAYGVLRVAGAMGLRVPEDLAVAGFDDLPSSSVTAPALTSVALPGAELGRTAAQRLLATIDGTAVEPVELPARLVTRASTGG, encoded by the coding sequence GTGCCATCCCCAGCCGCTCACGGCCGTCGCGTGACCGCCGCGATGGTGGCCGAGCGTGCGGGGACGAGCATCGCCACGGTCTCCCTCGTCGTGAACGGGAAGGACCGTGGGCGGGTGTCCCCGCCGATCGCCGACCGGGTGCGCGAGGCCGTCGACGCCCTCGGCTACGTCGTCGACCACGCGGCGAGCTCCCTGGCGCGCGGGACCGGCGACCTCGTCGTGCTCATCGCCCCCGACCTGTCGAACCCGTTCTTCGCCGAGGTGATCCGCGGCGTGCGGGACACCCTCGGCGACCGGTTCCAGCTCGTGCTCTCCGTGACGGAGCGCGGCGCGCAGCCCACGACCGCAGACCTCCGGCGCTTCGAGCGCCTGCGGCCGGCGGGGATCCTGGTCGACGCCCCGGCCGCGGGCGAGTCGATGGACGCGAGCGTGCCGGTCGTGCTGCTCGACGCACCCGACGCGGCCGCGGGCACGACCGCCGTCGACTACGACCTCGCTCCGGGCATCGACGCACTCGTCGCCCACCTGCGGGATCGCGGGCACGGACGCGTCGCCTACCTCGACGGCACCGCACGGGTCGCCACGTTCGGCATCCGCCACCGGATGTTCGACGAGGCCTGTGCCGCAGCGGGCATCACCGTCTCGGAGCTCGGCGCCCGCGCGGACCTGACGGTCGACGCGGCGGCGCTGGCGACCGAGCACGCGATCGAGGCGTGGCACGAGGACGGCGTCACCGCGGTCGTCGCGGCAGCGGACACCCTCGCGTACGGCGTGCTGCGGGTCGCGGGCGCGATGGGACTCCGGGTGCCGGAGGACCTGGCGGTCGCGGGCTTCGACGACCTGCCGTCGTCGTCGGTCACGGCGCCGGCACTGACGAGCGTCGCACTGCCGGGAGCCGAGCTCGGGCGCACCGCCGCCCAGCGCCTCCTGGCGACGATCGACGGCACCGCGGTGGAGCCCGTGGAGCTGCCGGCGCGGCTGGTCACCCGGGCGAGCACCGGCGGCTGA
- a CDS encoding MBL fold metallo-hydrolase: MELTKYNHATVVLEQDGTTLVIDPGVFTPESADLVRTATAVLVTHEHPDHLDADAVRAGLDANPDLVVRAPQAVVDQLGEHDGRVVAVSAGDTFSVGPVPVRVFGEEHAVIHRDLPTIANVGYLVDDAVFHPGDAYLVPGVPVRLLLVPTSGPWAKTGEGVDYVRAVAPERAVQIHELLLSEVGQQSNVQMLGTDGLGGVPVSILPVGQSVTV; this comes from the coding sequence ATGGAGCTGACGAAGTACAACCACGCCACGGTCGTCCTCGAACAGGACGGCACGACCCTGGTCATCGACCCGGGGGTCTTCACGCCCGAGTCCGCCGACCTGGTCCGCACGGCCACCGCCGTCCTCGTCACGCACGAGCACCCCGACCACCTCGACGCCGACGCCGTCCGTGCCGGGCTCGACGCGAACCCCGACCTGGTCGTCCGCGCGCCGCAGGCCGTCGTCGACCAGCTCGGCGAGCACGACGGTCGCGTGGTCGCGGTGTCCGCCGGTGACACGTTCTCCGTCGGACCCGTCCCCGTCCGCGTCTTCGGCGAGGAGCACGCGGTCATCCACCGCGACCTGCCGACCATCGCGAACGTCGGCTACCTCGTCGACGACGCGGTGTTCCACCCGGGCGACGCGTACCTCGTCCCCGGCGTGCCCGTTCGGCTGCTGCTCGTGCCGACGAGCGGTCCCTGGGCGAAGACGGGCGAGGGGGTCGACTACGTCCGCGCCGTCGCCCCGGAGCGTGCCGTGCAGATCCACGAGCTGCTCCTCAGCGAGGTCGGGCAGCAGTCGAACGTGCAGATGCTCGGTACGGACGGTCTCGGCGGGGTGCCGGTGTCGATCCTGCCGGTGGGGCAGTCCGTCACGGTCTGA
- a CDS encoding MFS transporter has product MTTTSTTKSTAALTAALLAACVAFQLNASMLSPALATMADELRTDDATIGLSQTLFFTIAALFSLFLPRLSDIVGRKRVLLGMLLVMLVGSAVAALAVNVPMLFVGRMIQGVTGPVVPIGLLILRNEIADPKRYGAALGLLTAVNGGIAGVDALAGGWIATHFGFRGIFWVIVVVTAVAALMVARWGVESRPSAGTRMDWWGVLPLVVSVGALLTAFNEAGKLAAADWALVVVAIVLAVVTFGVFWAIESRVREPLVETRYLKRRGTWALLVTTLLTMTGVFAVVNGLVTSLAQNDEVGFGMEPDVASLAFLVPYALVGWVVGPFSGRLAPTLGYRAVLRVGLVGSIVATLVMAFVGVHSLPVLVAATVLIGITYAGIANIVLNGLGIVLSPDSNPGFLPGLNAGAFNLGAGISFAVLPALQTALGTGGSAGTAGYSGGMLLGAVITCAALATSFLIPRPASAETGATA; this is encoded by the coding sequence GTGACCACCACCTCGACGACGAAGTCGACCGCTGCCCTCACCGCCGCCCTGCTCGCTGCGTGCGTCGCGTTCCAGCTGAACGCGAGCATGCTCAGCCCCGCACTCGCGACGATGGCGGACGAACTCCGCACCGACGACGCGACGATCGGGCTCTCGCAGACGCTGTTCTTCACGATCGCGGCCCTGTTCTCGCTGTTCCTGCCCCGGCTGTCCGACATCGTGGGCCGCAAGCGCGTCCTGCTCGGCATGCTCCTCGTGATGCTCGTCGGCAGCGCCGTCGCTGCCCTCGCCGTGAACGTGCCGATGCTGTTCGTCGGCCGGATGATCCAGGGCGTCACCGGCCCGGTCGTGCCCATCGGCCTGCTCATCCTGCGCAACGAGATCGCCGACCCGAAGCGCTACGGCGCCGCACTCGGCCTGCTCACCGCGGTGAACGGCGGCATCGCCGGGGTGGACGCCCTGGCCGGCGGCTGGATCGCGACGCACTTCGGGTTCCGCGGCATCTTCTGGGTGATCGTCGTCGTCACGGCCGTCGCCGCGCTCATGGTCGCCCGCTGGGGCGTCGAGTCCCGACCCTCCGCCGGCACGCGCATGGACTGGTGGGGCGTGCTCCCGCTGGTCGTCAGCGTCGGCGCGCTGCTCACCGCGTTCAACGAGGCCGGCAAGCTCGCCGCGGCCGACTGGGCACTCGTCGTCGTCGCGATCGTCCTGGCGGTCGTCACGTTCGGGGTGTTCTGGGCGATCGAGTCGCGGGTCCGCGAGCCGCTCGTCGAGACCCGGTACCTCAAGCGCCGCGGGACCTGGGCGCTGCTCGTCACGACCCTGCTCACCATGACGGGGGTCTTCGCCGTCGTGAACGGCCTGGTCACGAGCCTGGCCCAGAACGACGAGGTCGGCTTCGGGATGGAGCCGGACGTCGCCTCGCTCGCGTTCCTCGTGCCCTACGCGCTCGTCGGGTGGGTCGTCGGGCCGTTCTCCGGACGCCTCGCGCCGACGCTCGGCTACCGCGCCGTGCTCCGCGTCGGCCTGGTCGGCAGCATCGTCGCGACGCTCGTCATGGCGTTCGTCGGCGTCCACTCGCTGCCCGTGCTCGTCGCCGCCACCGTGCTCATCGGCATCACCTACGCGGGCATCGCGAACATCGTGCTGAACGGGCTCGGCATCGTGCTCTCGCCGGACTCGAACCCCGGCTTCCTGCCGGGCCTCAACGCGGGCGCGTTCAACCTCGGCGCGGGCATCAGCTTCGCGGTGCTGCCGGCGCTCCAGACCGCACTCGGCACCGGCGGGTCCGCAGGCACCGCCGGCTACTCCGGTGGGATGCTGCTCGGTGCCGTGATCACCTGCGCGGCCCTCGCCACCTCCTTCCTCATCCCGCGCCCGGCCTCGGCCGAGACAGGAGCCACCGCATGA
- a CDS encoding MDR family MFS transporter, whose translation MSATTQGTRRARPGSDGPLLLTQRRIWIIFSALIAGMLLSSLDQTIVSTAMPTIVGELGGVAHQAWITTGYLLASTIVMPIYGKFGDVIGRRTLFLVAIALFTLASLGCALSTDFWQFVVFRALQGLGGGGLMILSQAIIADIVPASERGKYLGPLGAIFGLSAVGGPLLGGFFVDHMTWNWAFWINIPVGIAAFAVAWFALTLPSKKATKRIDVLGVALLSATTACLVFFTEFGGNRQHGWGALETWAWGAGFLVAAALFVFVESRAQDPIIPLSFFRNRTFVLATGIGFVLGIGMFAAIAFVPTFLQMSSGTSAAVSGLLMLPMMAGLMGTSIASGIAITKTGKYRMFPVVGTIVVGLAMLGMTTLAASTPIWLICVYLFVFGAGLGLIMQVVVLVAQNAVPPQEVGTATSTNNYFREVGASLGVAVFGALFTSRLTDSLTGVFTDAGVPASQAASSSASIDPSALAKLPEALQDGIVNAYADSLAPVFWYLLPFIAAALVLALFLPQMQLADVAGMVARGEAVGGAEADELERAQRADRGDRGATPASPTAAGETVEAEASARRDTSA comes from the coding sequence ATGAGCGCCACCACGCAGGGCACGAGGCGTGCCCGACCCGGATCCGACGGGCCGCTGCTCCTGACGCAGCGCCGCATCTGGATCATCTTCTCCGCCCTGATCGCGGGGATGCTGCTGTCGAGCCTCGACCAGACCATCGTCTCGACCGCCATGCCGACCATCGTCGGCGAGCTCGGCGGCGTCGCGCACCAGGCGTGGATCACCACCGGCTACCTGCTCGCATCGACGATCGTCATGCCGATCTACGGCAAGTTCGGCGACGTCATCGGCCGCCGGACGCTGTTCCTCGTCGCGATCGCCCTGTTCACGCTCGCGTCGCTCGGCTGTGCGCTGTCCACCGACTTCTGGCAGTTCGTGGTGTTCCGCGCGCTCCAGGGCCTCGGCGGCGGCGGGCTCATGATCCTGTCGCAGGCGATCATCGCCGACATCGTCCCGGCGTCCGAACGCGGCAAGTACCTCGGCCCGCTCGGTGCGATCTTCGGGCTGTCGGCCGTCGGCGGCCCGCTCCTCGGCGGCTTCTTCGTCGACCACATGACCTGGAACTGGGCGTTCTGGATCAACATCCCGGTCGGCATCGCGGCCTTCGCGGTGGCCTGGTTCGCACTGACGCTGCCGAGCAAGAAGGCCACGAAGCGGATCGACGTGCTCGGCGTCGCCCTGCTCTCGGCGACGACGGCGTGCCTGGTCTTCTTCACCGAGTTCGGCGGCAACCGGCAGCACGGCTGGGGTGCCCTCGAGACCTGGGCATGGGGCGCCGGGTTCCTCGTCGCGGCCGCGCTCTTCGTGTTCGTCGAGTCGCGGGCGCAGGACCCGATCATCCCGCTGTCGTTCTTCCGCAACCGCACGTTCGTCCTCGCGACGGGCATCGGCTTCGTGCTCGGCATCGGCATGTTCGCGGCGATCGCGTTCGTCCCGACCTTCCTCCAGATGTCCTCGGGCACCTCGGCCGCGGTGTCCGGGCTGCTCATGCTCCCGATGATGGCGGGCCTCATGGGCACGTCGATCGCGTCTGGTATCGCGATCACGAAGACGGGGAAGTACCGGATGTTCCCGGTCGTCGGCACGATCGTGGTCGGCCTGGCGATGCTCGGCATGACCACGCTCGCCGCGAGCACCCCGATCTGGCTGATCTGCGTCTACCTGTTCGTCTTCGGCGCCGGGCTCGGCCTCATCATGCAGGTCGTCGTCCTCGTGGCGCAGAACGCCGTGCCCCCGCAGGAGGTCGGCACCGCCACCTCGACGAACAACTACTTCCGCGAGGTCGGGGCCTCGCTCGGTGTCGCCGTGTTCGGCGCGCTCTTCACCTCGCGCCTGACCGACTCGCTCACCGGGGTCTTCACCGACGCGGGCGTCCCGGCCTCCCAGGCTGCCTCGAGCAGCGCGAGCATCGACCCGAGCGCGCTCGCGAAGCTCCCGGAAGCACTGCAGGACGGCATCGTCAACGCGTACGCCGACTCCCTCGCGCCGGTGTTCTGGTACCTGCTGCCCTTCATCGCGGCGGCCCTGGTGCTCGCGCTCTTCCTGCCGCAGATGCAGCTGGCCGACGTGGCCGGCATGGTCGCTCGTGGCGAGGCGGTCGGCGGTGCCGAGGCCGACGAGCTCGAGCGTGCGCAGCGAGCTGACCGAGGCGACCGTGGCGCGACTCCGGCGTCGCCGACCGCCGCGGGCGAGACGGTCGAGGCCGAGGCGTCGGCGAGGCGGGACACCTCCGCCTGA
- a CDS encoding HAD family hydrolase gives MADAPSTAVLFDIDGTLADSNYAHVDAWWRAFRAAGESVDAWRVHRAIGMDSGRLLEELLPDASDEVRDTTKQYHTAFYSEHMPQLRLLPGARELLEAVAGAGHAVVLATSAPQNELDRLLELLDAEPWITAVTSGEDVEQAKPSPAIVEVALEKVGVAADRAVMIGDAMWDVESSGKVGLPCVGVMTGGIGGDELRGAGAAAVYDDAAGALAAFRAGEGPIAALA, from the coding sequence ATGGCTGACGCTCCCTCGACCGCTGTCCTCTTCGACATCGACGGCACCCTCGCCGACTCGAACTACGCGCACGTCGACGCGTGGTGGCGAGCGTTCCGTGCCGCCGGCGAGTCCGTCGACGCGTGGCGCGTCCACCGGGCGATCGGGATGGACTCCGGTCGTCTGCTCGAGGAGCTCCTCCCCGACGCCTCCGACGAGGTCCGCGACACCACGAAGCAGTACCACACTGCGTTCTACTCCGAGCACATGCCGCAGCTGCGGCTGCTGCCCGGGGCGCGCGAGCTGCTCGAGGCGGTGGCGGGCGCCGGGCACGCAGTCGTGCTGGCGACGAGCGCCCCGCAGAACGAGCTCGACCGGCTGCTGGAGCTCCTCGATGCCGAGCCGTGGATCACCGCGGTCACGAGCGGCGAGGACGTCGAGCAGGCCAAGCCGTCGCCCGCCATCGTCGAGGTCGCCCTCGAGAAGGTCGGCGTCGCGGCGGACCGGGCCGTGATGATCGGCGACGCGATGTGGGACGTGGAGTCGTCGGGCAAGGTCGGGCTGCCGTGCGTCGGGGTGATGACCGGCGGGATCGGCGGCGACGAGCTCCGGGGTGCGGGTGCCGCGGCGGTGTACGACGACGCCGCTGGCGCGCTCGCGGCGTTCCGGGCCGGCGAGGGGCCGATCGCCGCGCTGGCCTGA
- a CDS encoding TetR/AcrR family transcriptional regulator, with product MSTTERTRALRRRMVVEARRATIEHGLHGFTIEQLCETVGVSRRTFFNHFASKDDAVLGIEQGATEEMLGAYASGALVPDDLDPLGSVVALAIEQVHVAGVDRADEALVRRVFEREPAMVAKFLAAVDVQLAAVGQAVRERFGWTDPDDRRAQLVTEAAAGLLKVTAGEFFDDAFDETTGPTFVALLTENLRQLRAAITTTGQDHTA from the coding sequence GTGAGCACCACCGAACGCACCCGCGCGCTCCGACGACGCATGGTCGTCGAGGCACGGCGGGCGACGATCGAGCACGGCCTGCACGGGTTCACGATCGAGCAGCTCTGCGAGACCGTCGGCGTCTCCCGCCGGACGTTCTTCAACCACTTCGCGTCGAAGGACGACGCCGTGCTCGGCATCGAGCAGGGCGCGACCGAGGAGATGCTCGGCGCCTACGCGTCGGGCGCGCTCGTACCGGACGACCTCGACCCGCTCGGGTCCGTGGTCGCGCTGGCGATCGAGCAGGTGCACGTCGCCGGCGTCGACCGTGCCGACGAGGCACTCGTCCGCCGGGTGTTCGAGCGCGAGCCGGCGATGGTGGCGAAGTTCCTCGCCGCCGTCGACGTGCAGCTGGCCGCCGTCGGTCAGGCCGTGCGGGAGCGCTTCGGCTGGACCGACCCGGACGACCGTCGCGCGCAGCTCGTCACCGAGGCCGCGGCGGGCCTGCTCAAGGTCACCGCCGGCGAGTTCTTCGACGACGCGTTCGACGAGACGACCGGGCCGACGTTCGTCGCCCTGCTCACCGAGAACCTCCGCCAGCTCAGGGCGGCCATCACCACCACCGGACAGGACCACACGGCATGA